A part of Pseudoalteromonas arctica A 37-1-2 genomic DNA contains:
- a CDS encoding IclR family transcriptional regulator, which yields MNDKSKTKYAVPALDKGLDILEFLAKNKRPCTQSEIAAGILKTPNEVYRVLIGLEKRGYLIRSETSGRYHLSLKLYNLSRSISPMDNVLKSALPHMEDLAVNIEQSCHLSMLYQSQAMVVVQARSKSPMHLSIAEGALFPLSSSSAGKLLLANSNDEVRQMLIEHDEIYSASKDAYKALLNELNTIKVQGHIMQSNPLIAGVHDFSVLIGRSNANLIAALTISSFDSTLNTHANKHSVISELKNTAQKITSLLER from the coding sequence ATGAACGATAAATCAAAAACTAAATATGCAGTTCCTGCTTTAGATAAGGGGTTGGATATATTAGAATTTTTAGCAAAAAATAAAAGGCCTTGTACACAAAGTGAGATAGCGGCTGGTATTTTAAAAACACCTAACGAAGTCTATAGAGTACTTATTGGGCTTGAAAAACGCGGTTATCTAATTCGCTCTGAAACCTCTGGTCGATATCATTTGTCATTAAAGTTGTATAATTTATCGCGAAGTATTTCACCAATGGATAATGTACTAAAATCGGCCTTGCCACATATGGAAGATCTAGCTGTAAATATTGAACAGTCATGTCATCTAAGTATGCTTTATCAAAGCCAAGCTATGGTGGTAGTGCAAGCGCGTAGCAAAAGCCCTATGCATTTGAGTATTGCAGAGGGGGCTTTATTTCCACTTAGTAGCTCAAGCGCTGGTAAACTGCTTTTAGCCAACAGTAATGACGAAGTGCGGCAAATGCTTATCGAACACGATGAAATTTACAGTGCTAGTAAAGACGCCTATAAAGCATTATTAAATGAGCTAAACACAATCAAAGTGCAAGGGCACATAATGCAAAGCAATCCACTTATCGCCGGAGTACACGATTTTAGTGTCTTAATTGGCAGGTCTAATGCAAATTTAATAGCTGCATTGACCATTTCTTCTTTTGACTCAACCCTAAACACTCACGCTAATAAACACAGTGTAATTAGCGAGCTTAAAAATACCGCCCAAAAAATAACCTCATTATTAGAGCGCTAA
- a CDS encoding phytanoyl-CoA dioxygenase family protein: MSHTYLTPQQIADFHRDGYIIVKNYYSADEIELLQQTAFNDDTLYERAWDKKDADGAVSKVCLWQKTGDDLYSMFSRGRRLIEVCETLIGEEVYHTSTKIMMKEPFVGGAWEWHQDFGYWHRDNYMLYPKSISCMVAINKATQENGCLQVLKGSHHLGRLDHSKTGDQKGACLEFVEEAMKYHELINVELEPGDVLFFHCNLLHKSNQNRAAEPRWSMISAYNAISNQPFKENEAVYYPLNRVNDDAILNFKTKERT, from the coding sequence ATGTCACACACTTATTTAACACCACAACAAATAGCTGATTTTCATCGTGATGGTTATATTATTGTCAAAAATTACTACAGCGCTGATGAAATTGAGCTATTACAACAAACTGCTTTTAATGACGATACACTCTATGAGCGAGCATGGGACAAAAAAGACGCCGACGGCGCTGTAAGTAAAGTCTGTTTATGGCAAAAAACAGGCGACGATTTATACAGTATGTTTTCTCGCGGTCGTCGCTTAATTGAAGTATGCGAAACACTTATTGGCGAAGAGGTGTACCACACCAGCACTAAAATTATGATGAAAGAACCATTTGTAGGTGGTGCCTGGGAATGGCACCAAGATTTTGGCTACTGGCATCGTGATAACTACATGCTTTATCCAAAATCAATTAGCTGTATGGTCGCCATTAATAAAGCGACGCAAGAAAATGGTTGCTTGCAAGTACTTAAAGGCTCACATCATTTGGGACGATTGGATCACAGTAAAACGGGTGACCAAAAAGGCGCCTGTTTAGAGTTTGTAGAAGAAGCAATGAAGTACCATGAACTTATCAATGTAGAACTTGAACCAGGTGATGTACTGTTTTTCCACTGTAATTTACTGCATAAATCAAATCAAAACCGTGCTGCAGAACCTCGTTGGTCAATGATCAGTGCTTACAATGCGATTAGCAACCAACCATTTAAAGAAAACGAAGCTGTTTATTATCCATTAAATCGCGTTAACGATGATGCTATTTTAAATTTTAAAACAAAAGAACGCACTTAA
- a CDS encoding type I secretion protein TolC → MLTSEQKHLIPHATPKNDEDPHGKIIGQGQFKYKIDAHWGKLNPNKYPIENCHAMVMDSQGRIFMITDNTTNNILVYSQNGELLDAFGSSFPGGHAIKIVKEGEQEFLYVVDSGWIVNRHWDGHSTEQWDSPTNNVIPQAGFISKMTLDGKLIYSIGHPQTCGAYKPEQPFRPTDIAIAPNGDLYVTDGYGSDFLLHYDKQGRYINHWGGHHNDDENYNLHNTHGIEVDLRDQSNPTLIVSSRFEQCLKVFSFDGKYLDRISANGAYIGGPVFKGELFYAPVCWSHIDNKNADDSGFISIFDKNNTLIANLGAPQPQYKNGELQPMQSNGDIFNHVHCICVDQDDNLYVGQWNSSKTYPIKLIKQPC, encoded by the coding sequence ATGTTAACCTCAGAGCAAAAACACCTTATACCTCACGCTACTCCTAAAAATGACGAAGACCCGCACGGGAAAATAATTGGCCAAGGTCAATTTAAATACAAAATAGACGCCCACTGGGGGAAGTTAAACCCCAATAAATACCCTATAGAAAATTGTCATGCGATGGTGATGGACTCACAAGGGAGAATATTTATGATCACCGATAACACGACTAATAATATTTTAGTGTATAGCCAAAACGGTGAATTACTTGACGCTTTTGGAAGCTCTTTTCCTGGTGGACACGCTATAAAAATTGTAAAAGAAGGCGAGCAAGAATTTTTATACGTTGTAGATAGTGGCTGGATTGTTAATCGCCACTGGGATGGTCACAGCACAGAGCAATGGGATAGCCCTACTAACAATGTCATTCCACAGGCTGGCTTTATTTCCAAAATGACCTTAGATGGCAAACTGATTTACAGTATTGGCCATCCACAAACGTGCGGTGCTTATAAACCCGAGCAACCTTTTCGCCCTACTGATATTGCCATTGCCCCCAATGGGGACTTATATGTAACCGATGGTTATGGCAGCGACTTTTTACTGCATTATGATAAACAAGGCCGCTATATAAACCATTGGGGCGGTCACCATAATGATGACGAAAATTACAATTTACACAACACCCACGGTATTGAAGTAGACTTACGCGATCAATCAAATCCCACATTAATAGTAAGCTCTCGTTTTGAGCAATGTTTAAAAGTATTTTCGTTTGATGGTAAGTACCTTGATAGAATTAGCGCTAATGGGGCATATATTGGCGGTCCCGTGTTCAAAGGCGAACTATTTTATGCACCTGTTTGCTGGTCGCATATTGACAATAAAAATGCTGACGACTCTGGCTTTATTAGTATATTTGATAAAAATAACACGCTCATAGCTAATTTAGGAGCACCGCAACCCCAGTACAAAAATGGTGAACTACAGCCGATGCAAAGTAACGGGGACATTTTTAATCACGTGCATTGTATTTGCGTAGATCAAGACGACAACTTATATGTAGGCCAGTGGAACTCCTCTAAAACATACCCAATTAAATTAATAAAACAACCATGCTAA
- a CDS encoding ricin-type beta-trefoil lectin domain protein yields MKKSSLYCAVSSALLLSSVFNAHAGTVIKQTSSQMCFRTAGNAVNGTQVILNNNCSGDAARFSWTSGGSIKHDKSGLCIHPGGLVNPADGQQLVLWSGCDFDNRVKFTKTSANAIKHVSGGKCVQPTNISNGSNLVVRSQCGANQNKFVVEQQASSGASVSNDKVKVQFNIDTKHAVGQFDSFDRRKFITLHSSNTESDWFGNNAQSLNAPNADPDLMTHFLEDYDVYFGRDTGNMKYQLTQLPEDSAKPGYASAATATTNGGGVKWNYTNITTAQAKTMRKHEGRNSDLIVAAQQHPYYPDGTKIGNQNWSFSQTDTAGEPLGTALGDYMAQFLQKYFKAGTSDSLGQKRPTYVEVMNEPLFELHDFPHNGYDKESLYDIFRLHNSVADVINANPSLNDVKVGGFTVAFPDYEKGSQFFDNWKQRDKAFLDIAGNKMDFISMHLYDFPNFPGGPGGQHQIQYRKGSNMEATLDMVEQYMAYKWGSIKPLVISEYGSQLQGSFGTKWTPQRDWLCLKAMSSMLMSFMERPNRIDKAIPFIPLKAEWGRISDTIPYYWRLLRQAKEGEGETGEQWVYTEMVKFYQLWSDIKGTRIDSWASDMDIQADAYVDGKDVYLILNSLEFSPTDIDLSVLGKGSNAVTSVNIKHLYPNAQGKPILDNSNRTTLPSSVILGSESTMIIKVSHQNNVAINNINQESKHYASAVVKNIAANATQFFTINNVDKGANGEATLRLGVGRPHGKSLTPVVTVNGNRVAIPTDFRGYDQKNGGLGRERFFGVIEIPVPYNNIKKTNNIEVTFPDSGGAVSSLTLQNFKMSKRITR; encoded by the coding sequence ATGAAAAAAAGCTCATTGTATTGTGCGGTTTCGTCCGCGCTACTACTTTCAAGCGTTTTTAATGCACACGCTGGCACAGTTATTAAACAAACGTCGTCGCAAATGTGTTTTAGAACCGCAGGCAATGCAGTAAATGGTACTCAAGTAATATTAAATAATAATTGTAGTGGCGACGCAGCTAGGTTTAGTTGGACATCTGGTGGGAGTATAAAACACGATAAGTCAGGTTTATGCATTCATCCTGGCGGGTTAGTAAATCCGGCGGATGGACAGCAACTTGTATTGTGGTCGGGTTGCGATTTTGATAATCGAGTTAAATTTACTAAAACATCCGCAAACGCCATTAAGCATGTATCGGGAGGTAAATGTGTTCAACCAACTAACATATCAAATGGTAGTAACTTAGTTGTTAGATCGCAGTGTGGTGCAAATCAAAATAAATTTGTTGTTGAGCAACAAGCAAGCAGCGGTGCAAGCGTTAGTAACGATAAAGTTAAGGTACAATTTAATATTGATACAAAACATGCCGTAGGACAGTTTGATAGCTTCGACCGTCGTAAATTTATTACGTTACATTCATCAAATACTGAAAGTGACTGGTTTGGAAATAATGCTCAAAGCTTAAATGCGCCTAATGCAGATCCTGATTTAATGACGCATTTTTTAGAAGATTACGATGTGTACTTTGGCCGTGATACGGGTAACATGAAATATCAACTAACACAATTACCAGAAGATTCAGCAAAACCAGGTTATGCAAGCGCGGCAACCGCAACAACAAATGGTGGCGGAGTTAAATGGAATTACACCAATATTACAACAGCTCAAGCTAAAACAATGCGAAAGCATGAAGGGCGTAACAGCGATTTAATTGTCGCTGCACAGCAACACCCTTATTACCCTGATGGTACTAAAATTGGGAATCAAAATTGGTCTTTCTCGCAAACAGATACAGCAGGTGAACCACTAGGTACAGCCCTGGGCGACTACATGGCGCAGTTTTTACAAAAGTACTTTAAAGCAGGCACATCAGACAGCCTTGGTCAAAAGCGCCCAACATATGTTGAGGTAATGAACGAGCCACTATTTGAACTGCACGACTTTCCGCATAACGGCTATGACAAAGAGAGCCTCTATGACATTTTTAGATTGCATAACTCAGTTGCTGATGTAATTAATGCTAACCCTTCACTGAATGATGTAAAAGTAGGGGGGTTTACGGTGGCGTTTCCTGATTATGAAAAAGGGTCACAATTTTTCGATAACTGGAAGCAACGCGACAAGGCATTTTTAGATATTGCAGGAAATAAAATGGACTTTATTTCGATGCACTTATATGACTTTCCAAATTTCCCAGGTGGTCCTGGTGGTCAGCATCAAATACAGTACAGAAAAGGCAGCAATATGGAAGCGACCCTTGATATGGTTGAGCAATATATGGCTTATAAGTGGGGTAGTATTAAACCGTTAGTTATTTCCGAATATGGCTCTCAATTACAAGGCTCATTTGGTACTAAATGGACTCCGCAACGTGACTGGTTATGTCTAAAGGCAATGAGCTCTATGCTTATGAGCTTTATGGAAAGGCCAAACCGTATTGATAAAGCCATTCCGTTTATTCCATTAAAAGCAGAATGGGGCCGTATTAGCGACACTATTCCCTACTACTGGCGTTTACTGCGTCAAGCTAAAGAAGGTGAAGGCGAAACCGGCGAGCAATGGGTTTACACAGAAATGGTTAAGTTTTACCAGTTATGGTCTGACATAAAAGGGACGCGAATTGATAGCTGGGCAAGCGATATGGATATTCAAGCTGACGCGTATGTTGATGGCAAAGATGTTTATTTGATATTAAACAGCCTTGAATTTTCACCGACTGATATCGATTTAAGTGTTTTAGGTAAGGGTTCTAACGCCGTAACGAGTGTAAATATTAAGCACTTATATCCTAATGCTCAAGGAAAACCAATATTGGATAACAGCAACAGAACAACACTCCCAAGCTCTGTTATATTGGGCTCTGAATCAACCATGATAATTAAAGTGAGTCACCAAAATAATGTTGCTATTAACAATATCAATCAAGAGTCTAAGCATTACGCAAGTGCAGTAGTTAAAAATATTGCAGCCAACGCGACCCAGTTCTTTACTATTAACAATGTAGATAAAGGGGCTAATGGCGAGGCTACATTGCGCTTAGGTGTTGGCCGCCCTCATGGAAAGTCGTTAACGCCAGTTGTGACTGTTAATGGTAATAGAGTCGCTATTCCTACTGATTTTAGAGGATATGATCAAAAAAATGGTGGCCTTGGACGTGAGCGTTTCTTTGGTGTTATTGAAATTCCAGTGCCATATAATAACATTAAAAAAACTAACAATATTGAAGTTACATTCCCTGACAGCGGTGGTGCAGTTAGTTCACTAACATTACAAAACTTTAAAATGAGTAAACGTATTACTCGCTAA
- a CDS encoding alpha/beta fold hydrolase, with translation MHAVDAVWPSKTTYKYANVNGKKIFYREAGTQHKQTIVLLHGYPSSSHSYRELIPLLSGRYHVIAPDYLGSGYSERPNPETQKYTFELLAQYVEGLLTTLKVKRYSLYIQDFGAPVGFRMLLNNPNKLDALIVQNGNAYLEGLTLLRQAFFKAANEDSSKAQQDKIYSFTSEQAIINKQYLRDVQSNPEVMSPDSWTHDLHFLQTKADRVIQVQLLQDYYNNLLDYPKWQAYLRKYQPPTLIVWGKNDPAFIAEGAKAYLKDVPNAELYLLDSGHFSVEEKPVEIAKYIIDFMNKLAQ, from the coding sequence GTGCATGCCGTTGATGCTGTATGGCCGTCAAAAACGACATACAAATATGCAAACGTAAACGGTAAAAAAATATTTTACCGAGAAGCTGGCACGCAACATAAGCAAACCATTGTACTTTTACATGGATATCCGTCCTCTTCACACAGCTACCGAGAATTGATCCCGCTTTTATCAGGTCGTTATCATGTAATTGCACCCGATTATTTAGGCTCAGGATACAGCGAACGCCCAAACCCAGAAACTCAAAAATATACTTTTGAATTACTAGCTCAATACGTTGAAGGGTTACTCACAACGCTTAAAGTAAAGCGCTACAGCCTATATATACAAGACTTTGGAGCACCTGTAGGCTTTAGAATGTTGTTAAATAATCCTAATAAACTTGATGCACTTATTGTACAAAATGGTAATGCGTATTTAGAGGGGCTAACCCTACTGAGGCAAGCATTTTTTAAAGCCGCGAATGAAGATAGTTCGAAAGCTCAGCAAGATAAAATTTATTCGTTCACGTCTGAACAAGCCATTATTAATAAGCAGTATTTACGAGACGTACAAAGTAACCCAGAAGTGATGAGCCCAGATAGCTGGACGCACGATCTTCACTTTTTACAAACCAAAGCCGATAGAGTAATTCAAGTACAATTGCTACAAGATTACTACAACAACCTTCTCGACTATCCAAAGTGGCAAGCTTATTTACGCAAGTACCAACCACCAACGTTAATTGTATGGGGTAAAAACGACCCAGCATTCATAGCCGAAGGCGCTAAAGCATACTTAAAAGATGTACCGAACGCTGAACTCTATTTACTCGATTCAGGGCACTTTAGCGTTGAAGAAAAACCAGTAGAAATTGCAAAGTACATTATCGACTTTATGAATAAGCTAGCTCAATAG